In a single window of the Acyrthosiphon pisum isolate AL4f chromosome X, pea_aphid_22Mar2018_4r6ur, whole genome shotgun sequence genome:
- the LOC107883111 gene encoding uncharacterized protein LOC107883111 — MELNVWLGISCCAKINSLQLIKKRKPLHCMSKRNFQRYLETKKKLNCIKDPMLSNNVRINKSFNNLTSQESQPSLTSSCTETTNNITLYPTPIDLQFSDDINNVNNDAANTPKTILNKNNVTLKDKLCKLISDYHISHNCVNELLQILRSEGLDLPKDVRTLLKTPKTHEIINVYPGSYIHIGVEYMVSPILVAYFDKLKCTNLIQLSINIDGLPITKNSKSTLWPILISFVNIVDLKHIVLPVGIYHGKFKKPDSIFDFLNNFMVEMKNILTHGLCVNNVTFKFEISQVVCDAPAKAFILNVKSHNAYNSCNSCIEEGEFINNRMSYLGISAALRTDESFKNKKDENYHKGESPLESFPINIISTVVMDYMHNVCLGVMKRMLLFWVKGKKPVRFLNNNIELEISNQLIEFKPFFPSEFNRLPRSLEELEYWKATEFRSFLLYTGPIVLKGRLQKNFYQHFMLLHCGIRLLLNSETCIIYNDLANDILKQFVTQYPNLYGNEYVTYNVHGLIHLSDFVKIHGSLENFSAFKYENCLQIMKKTVKNSKYPLQDVYNRIVEQYSQVQLLPTYPILKNQIDYNPLIHNDPTVTLYKELITSNFTIAQFKAVFMLLQHTV; from the exons AAGGAAACCTCTCCACTGCATGTCCAAGAGGAACTTCCAACGATATTTAGAAaccaaaaagaaattaaattgtataaaggaTCCAATGTTGTCAAATAATGTAAGAATCAATAAATCTTTCAATAATTTAACTTCTCAGGAATCTCAGCCTTCATTAACTAGTTCCTGTACTGAAACGACCaataacattacattatatCCTACACCAATTGATTTACAATTTTCGgatgatataaataatgttaataatgatGCTGCTAATACCcctaaaactatattaaataaaaataatgttacccTTAAAGATAAATTATGTAAACTTATATCAGATTATCATATATCTCATAATTGTGTCAATGAACTTTTACAAATTTTGAGATCTGAAGGTCTTGACTTGCCAAAAGATGTTAGAACTTTACTAAAAACTCCAAAAACTCacgaaattattaatgtatatccTGGATCTTACATCCATATTGGAGTAGAGTATATGGTATCACCTATTTTGGTTgcttattttgataaattaaaatgtactaatctaatacaattaagtattaatattgatgGCTTACCAATCACCAAAAACTCCAAGTCTACCTTATGGCcaatattaatttcttttgtTAACATAGTCGatttaaaacatattgtttTGCCAGTAGGCATATACCatgggaaatttaaaaaacctgattcaatttttgattttttaaataatttcatggtggaaatgaaaaatattttaactcatggattatgtgtaaataatgtaacatttaaatttgaaataagtcAAGTAGTGTGTGACGCACCTGCGAAAGCATTCATTTTAAACGTTAAATctcataatgcatataatagtTGCAATTCTTGCATTGAAGAAGGTGAATTTATCAATAACAGAATGTCATATTTAGGTATTTCGGCCGCTTTAAGAACTGacgaatcatttaaaaataaaaaagatgaaAATTATCACAAAGGTGAATCCCCATTAGAAAGttttccaataaatataatatctactgtTGTTATGGATTATATGCATAACGTTTGTCTGGGGGTGATGAAaagaatgttattattttggGTAAAAGGTAAAAAGCCAGTTagatttcttaataataatatagaattagaAATATCTAATCAATTGATAGAATTTAAACCATTCTTTCCATCTGAGTTCAATAGATTGCCTAGAAGTTTAGAAGAATTAGAATACTGGAAGGCAACAGAGTTCCGTTCTTTTTTATTGTACACAGGTCCAATAGTATTAAAAGGGAgactacaaaaaaatttttatcaacattttatgttGCTTCACTGTGGAATTCGGcttttattaaattcagaaacatgtataatttataatgatttagctaatgatatattaaaacaGTTTGTAACTCAATATCCTAACCTTTATGGAAATGAGTATGTAACATATAATGTACATGGTTTGATACATTTGTCTGACTTTGTAAAAATACACGGTTCACTGGAAAATTTTAGTGCTTTCAAGTATGAAAATTGTTtgcaaattatgaaaaaaactgtGAAAAATTCAAAGTATCCGCTTCAAGATGTGTATAATAGAATTGTTGAACAATATTCTCAAGtacaattattacctacttacccaattttaaaaaatcagattGATTACAATCCACTAATTCATAATGACCCTACTGTGACATTATATAAAGAACTCATAACTTCCAATTTTACT atagCTCAATTCAAAGCAGTGTTTATGTTATTGCAACATACTGTATAA